The Pseudomonas sp. DG56-2 genome contains a region encoding:
- a CDS encoding glycine zipper 2TM domain-containing protein, producing the protein MNKSMLVGAVLGAVGVTAGGAVATYSLVKGGPEYAEVLAVQPVKQTVKTPREVCKDVTVTRQAPVKDQHQIAGTVLGAVAGGLLGNQVGGGTGKKIATVAGAVGGGYAGNKVQEGMQERDTYTTTQTRCNTVNDLSEKVVGYDVKYSIGDKVGKVRMDRDPGSQIPLDKEGKLMLSEAQPGQ; encoded by the coding sequence GTGAACAAGTCAATGTTGGTGGGTGCGGTTCTGGGTGCGGTCGGTGTGACTGCCGGAGGTGCTGTAGCCACCTACAGCCTGGTCAAGGGTGGGCCGGAATATGCCGAGGTGTTGGCAGTGCAGCCGGTCAAGCAGACCGTCAAGACTCCGCGAGAGGTGTGCAAGGACGTCACCGTTACACGTCAGGCGCCGGTGAAGGATCAGCATCAGATTGCTGGCACCGTGCTGGGTGCTGTAGCGGGTGGTCTGCTGGGTAACCAGGTTGGCGGTGGTACCGGTAAGAAGATTGCGACGGTAGCAGGTGCTGTTGGTGGCGGTTATGCCGGTAACAAGGTGCAGGAAGGTATGCAGGAGCGTGATACCTACACCACTACGCAAACTCGCTGCAATACGGTCAATGACTTGAGCGAGAAAGTGGTTGGTTATGACGTGAAGTATTCGATTGGAGACAAGGTTGGCAAGGTGCGTATGGACCGTGACCCTGGCTCGCAAATCCCGTTGGATAAAGAAGGCAAGCTGATGTTGAGTGAAGCCCAGCCGGGTCAATAA
- the trmJ gene encoding tRNA (cytosine(32)/uridine(32)-2'-O)-methyltransferase TrmJ, with protein sequence MLQNIRVVLVNTSHPGNIGGAARAMKNMGLSRLVLVDPQDFPSHEADARASGADDVLGGAQVVATLEQALVGCNLVFGTSARERRIPWPLVDPRECGAKVIEHAGEGEEIALVFGREYAGLTNEELQRCHFHVHIPSNPDFSSLNLAAAVQVLAYEVRMAWLAAEGQPSKVEKFEVTSVRSSELATMDEMELFYEHLEKTLVDIGFLDPEKPKHLMPRLRRLYGRSSVNRSEMSILRGILTETQKVARGEPHKRKDQ encoded by the coding sequence TTGCTGCAAAATATTCGTGTTGTTCTGGTCAATACCAGCCACCCCGGCAATATCGGCGGCGCTGCGCGTGCCATGAAAAACATGGGCTTGTCGCGTCTGGTGCTGGTCGATCCACAGGATTTCCCTTCCCATGAGGCCGATGCCCGTGCGTCGGGTGCCGATGATGTACTCGGCGGTGCCCAAGTGGTTGCCACCCTTGAGCAAGCGTTGGTCGGTTGCAACCTGGTGTTTGGCACCAGTGCGCGAGAGCGACGCATTCCCTGGCCGTTGGTCGATCCGCGCGAATGCGGGGCCAAGGTCATCGAACATGCTGGCGAGGGTGAGGAGATCGCCCTGGTGTTTGGTCGTGAATATGCCGGTCTGACCAATGAAGAGCTGCAGCGCTGCCATTTCCATGTGCACATTCCCTCCAATCCCGACTTCAGTTCGCTGAATCTGGCGGCGGCAGTGCAAGTGCTGGCCTATGAGGTGCGCATGGCCTGGCTCGCCGCTGAAGGCCAGCCATCGAAAGTCGAAAAATTCGAAGTAACTTCGGTGCGCAGCAGTGAATTGGCGACCATGGATGAAATGGAGCTGTTCTACGAGCACCTGGAAAAGACCCTGGTCGATATCGGTTTCCTGGATCCAGAGAAGCCCAAGCACCTGATGCCGCGGTTGCGTCGGCTGTATGGGCGTAGCTCAGTCAATCGTTCAGAAATGAGTATTTTGCGCGGCATTCTTACGGAGACCCAGAAAGTGGCCCGTGGCGAGCCGCATAAGCGCAAGGATCAGTAA
- the secF gene encoding protein translocase subunit SecF yields the protein MLRTINFMGVRNVAFGITLLLTVLALFSWFYKGLNFGLDFTGGTLIELTYERPANLGEVREELGKAGFHDAVVQSFGATTDLLVRMPGDDPLLGNRVAEALKKVNTDNPAVVKRVEFVGPQVGEELRDQGGLGMLLALGGIMIYLAFRFQWKFALGAILSLIHDVVVTMGILSFFQITFDLTVLAAVLAIIGYSLNDTIVVFDRVRENFRVLRKTSLIDNINISTTQTLLRTVATSISTLLAIAALLFFGGDNLWGFSLALFIGVMAGTYSSIYIANVVLIWLNLSSEDLIPAVKAEGVDDRP from the coding sequence ATGTTACGTACCATTAACTTCATGGGTGTGCGCAACGTTGCGTTCGGCATCACCCTGCTTCTTACGGTTCTGGCGCTGTTCAGCTGGTTCTATAAAGGTCTCAACTTCGGTTTGGACTTCACCGGCGGTACGCTCATCGAGCTGACCTACGAGCGTCCAGCCAACCTCGGCGAGGTTCGCGAAGAACTCGGCAAGGCTGGCTTCCACGACGCTGTGGTGCAGAGCTTCGGTGCCACCACGGACCTGCTTGTGCGTATGCCAGGTGATGATCCGCTGTTGGGTAACCGTGTTGCCGAGGCGCTGAAGAAGGTCAATACCGACAACCCAGCTGTAGTCAAGCGTGTCGAATTCGTGGGTCCGCAAGTGGGTGAGGAGCTGCGCGACCAGGGTGGCCTGGGTATGCTTCTGGCCCTTGGTGGCATCATGATCTACCTGGCATTCCGCTTTCAGTGGAAATTTGCCTTGGGCGCGATTCTGTCGCTGATCCACGACGTGGTGGTGACGATGGGGATTCTGTCGTTCTTCCAGATCACCTTTGACCTGACAGTGCTGGCAGCGGTACTGGCGATCATCGGTTACTCGCTCAACGACACCATCGTTGTATTCGACCGGGTGCGCGAGAACTTCCGTGTACTGCGCAAGACTTCGCTGATCGACAACATCAACATTTCGACCACTCAGACCCTGTTGCGTACGGTCGCAACGTCGATCTCGACCTTGTTGGCTATCGCTGCGCTGCTGTTCTTCGGCGGCGACAATCTGTGGGGTTTCTCGCTGGCACTGTTCATTGGTGTAATGGCGGGTACCTACTCGTCGATCTATATCGCCAACGTCGTGCTGATCTGGCTGAACCTGAGCAGTGAAGACCTGATTCCTGCCGTCAAGGCTGAGGGTGTAGACGACCGTCCATAA
- the iscA gene encoding iron-sulfur cluster assembly protein IscA: MAISMTEAAANHVRRSLDGRGKGVGIRLGVRTTGCSGLAYVLEFVDQPDDEDQVFESHGEKVIIDPKSLSYLDGTELDFVKEGLNEGFKFNNPNVRGECGCGESFNV; encoded by the coding sequence ATGGCTATCAGCATGACAGAAGCCGCCGCCAACCACGTGCGGCGCTCTCTTGACGGACGCGGCAAAGGTGTTGGTATTCGCCTTGGCGTGCGTACCACCGGCTGCTCGGGTCTGGCCTATGTGCTGGAATTCGTCGATCAGCCAGACGACGAGGATCAAGTGTTCGAGAGTCACGGCGAAAAGGTCATTATCGACCCGAAAAGCCTTTCTTATCTCGACGGCACCGAACTGGATTTCGTCAAGGAAGGGTTGAACGAAGGCTTCAAGTTCAACAACCCCAACGTGCGCGGTGAGTGTGGCTGCGGCGAAAGCTTCAACGTTTGA
- the suhB gene encoding inositol-phosphate phosphatase: protein MQPMLNIALRAARSASELIFRSIERLDTIKVDEKDAKDYVSEVDRAAEQSIINALRKAYPNHSIYGEETGLHAGSGEEGKDYLWIIDPLDGTTNFLRGVPHFAVSIACKYRGRLEHAVVLDPVRQEEFTASRGRGAQLNGRRLRVSSRTSLEGALLGTGFPFRDNQMADLDNYLGMFRALVGQTAGIRRAGAASLDLAYVAAGRFDAFWESGLSEYDMAAGALLIQEAGGLVSDFTGGHDFLEKGHIVAGNIKCFKAVLTAIQPHLPASIKR from the coding sequence ATGCAGCCCATGCTGAATATCGCGCTGCGCGCCGCCCGCAGCGCCAGTGAATTGATTTTCCGCTCCATCGAGCGCCTGGATACCATCAAGGTTGATGAAAAAGACGCCAAGGATTACGTCTCGGAAGTCGATCGCGCGGCTGAGCAGAGCATCATCAATGCCCTGCGCAAGGCATACCCGAACCACTCCATCTACGGTGAAGAAACCGGCCTGCACGCTGGTAGCGGCGAAGAAGGCAAGGACTACCTGTGGATCATCGACCCACTGGACGGTACTACCAACTTCCTGCGTGGCGTTCCGCACTTTGCTGTCAGCATCGCCTGCAAATACCGCGGCCGCCTCGAGCACGCCGTTGTACTGGATCCTGTCCGCCAGGAAGAGTTCACCGCCAGCCGTGGCCGCGGCGCGCAACTCAACGGCCGTCGCCTGCGTGTAAGCTCTCGCACCAGCCTGGAAGGCGCCCTGCTGGGTACCGGCTTCCCGTTCCGCGACAACCAAATGGCTGACCTGGATAACTACCTGGGCATGTTCCGCGCCCTGGTCGGCCAGACCGCCGGCATCCGCCGCGCTGGCGCCGCAAGCCTCGACCTCGCCTACGTGGCCGCAGGTCGCTTCGATGCCTTCTGGGAGTCGGGCCTGTCGGAATACGACATGGCTGCAGGCGCGCTGCTGATCCAGGAAGCTGGCGGCCTGGTGAGCGACTTCACCGGTGGTCACGACTTCCTCGAGAAAGGCCACATCGTTGCTGGCAACATCAAGTGCTTCAAGGCAGTTCTGACCGCTATCCAGCCGCATCTGCCGGCCTCGATCAAGCGCTAA
- the iscR gene encoding Fe-S cluster assembly transcriptional regulator IscR produces the protein MRLTTKGRYAVTAMLDLALHAQHGPVSLADISERQGISLSYLEQLFAKLRRSSLVSSVRGPGGGYQLSRSMESIQVVQVIDAVNESVDATRCQGLGDCHAGDTCLTHHLWCDLSQQIHEFLSGISLADLVTRREVQEVAQRQDLRRIAGRAPQLDKIETSAVE, from the coding sequence ATGCGACTGACTACAAAAGGCCGATACGCCGTGACCGCCATGCTCGACCTGGCGTTGCACGCGCAGCATGGGCCGGTGTCTCTGGCCGACATTTCCGAGCGCCAAGGCATCTCCTTATCTTATCTGGAGCAGCTGTTTGCAAAGCTGCGCCGCAGCAGTCTGGTTTCCAGTGTGCGCGGCCCTGGCGGCGGCTACCAACTGTCGCGAAGCATGGAGAGCATTCAGGTTGTCCAGGTTATCGACGCGGTCAATGAATCGGTCGATGCAACACGCTGTCAAGGCCTGGGCGATTGTCACGCCGGTGATACCTGCCTGACCCATCATCTGTGGTGTGACCTGAGCCAGCAGATTCACGAGTTTCTCAGCGGCATTAGCCTGGCTGACCTTGTTACTCGCCGTGAGGTACAAGAAGTCGCCCAGCGCCAGGATCTGCGTCGTATTGCAGGCCGGGCTCCGCAGCTGGACAAGATTGAGACGTCAGCCGTCGAATGA
- the iscU gene encoding Fe-S cluster assembly scaffold IscU, translating into MAYSEKVIDHYENPRNVGKMNAEDPDVGTGMVGAPACGDVMRLQIKVNEQGVIEDAKFKTYGCGSAIASSSLATEWMKGKTLDEAETIKNTQLAEELALPPVKIHCSVLAEDAIKAAVRDYKQKKGLL; encoded by the coding sequence ATGGCATACAGTGAAAAGGTCATCGACCACTACGAAAACCCACGTAACGTCGGCAAGATGAATGCCGAAGATCCGGATGTCGGCACCGGCATGGTCGGCGCCCCGGCGTGTGGTGATGTGATGCGTCTGCAAATCAAGGTTAACGAGCAGGGCGTCATTGAAGATGCCAAGTTCAAGACCTATGGCTGTGGTTCGGCCATCGCCTCCAGCTCCCTGGCCACCGAGTGGATGAAGGGTAAGACGCTGGACGAAGCCGAAACCATCAAGAACACCCAGCTGGCCGAAGAACTGGCGTTGCCGCCAGTGAAAATCCACTGCTCGGTACTCGCTGAGGACGCCATCAAGGCAGCCGTACGCGATTACAAGCAGAAGAAAGGTTTGCTCTAA
- a CDS encoding IscS subfamily cysteine desulfurase produces the protein MKLPIYLDYSATTPVDPRVAQKMSDCLLVDGNFGNPASRSHVFGWKAEEAVENARRQVADLVNADPREIVWTSGATESDNLAIKGVAHFYNTKGKHIITSKIEHKAVLDSTRQLEREGFDVTYIEPGADGLITPAMVEAALRDDTILVSIMHVNNEIGTINDIAAIGELTRARGVMFHVDAAQSTGKVEIDLQKLKVDLMSFSAHKTYGPKGIGALYVSRKPRVRLEATMHGGGHERGMRSGTLATHQIVGMGEAFAIAKEQMASENARIKALSDRFYKQVEGLEELYINGSMTARIPHNLNLSFNYVEGESLIMALKDLAVSSGSACTSASLEPSYVLRALGRNDELAHSSIRFTFGRFTTEEEIDYAAQKVCEAVTKLRELSPLWDMYKDGVDISKIEWAAH, from the coding sequence ATGAAGTTGCCGATCTACCTCGATTACTCCGCGACCACACCGGTCGACCCACGCGTTGCTCAGAAGATGAGCGATTGCCTGCTGGTCGATGGAAACTTCGGTAACCCGGCGTCGCGTTCGCACGTATTTGGCTGGAAAGCCGAAGAAGCGGTCGAGAATGCTCGTCGCCAGGTCGCTGACCTGGTTAATGCCGATCCGCGGGAAATTGTCTGGACCAGCGGTGCTACCGAGTCCGACAACCTGGCAATCAAGGGCGTTGCGCACTTCTACAACACCAAGGGCAAGCACATCATCACCTCCAAAATCGAGCACAAGGCTGTCCTGGACAGCACTCGTCAACTGGAGCGTGAAGGCTTTGACGTCACCTACATCGAGCCAGGCGCCGATGGCCTGATTACCCCGGCCATGGTCGAAGCTGCCCTGCGTGACGACACTATCCTGGTGTCGATCATGCATGTGAACAATGAAATCGGCACCATCAACGACATCGCTGCCATTGGCGAACTGACCCGCGCACGTGGCGTCATGTTCCACGTCGATGCTGCCCAGTCCACTGGCAAGGTCGAGATCGACCTGCAGAAGCTGAAAGTCGACCTGATGTCGTTCTCGGCACACAAGACCTACGGTCCAAAAGGTATCGGCGCGCTGTACGTCAGCCGCAAGCCTCGCGTACGCCTGGAAGCCACCATGCACGGCGGCGGTCACGAGCGCGGCATGCGTTCGGGCACCCTGGCTACCCACCAGATCGTTGGCATGGGCGAAGCGTTCGCCATTGCCAAAGAGCAGATGGCCAGCGAGAACGCGCGTATCAAGGCGTTGAGCGATCGTTTCTACAAGCAGGTTGAAGGTCTGGAAGAGCTGTACATCAACGGCAGCATGACTGCGCGTATTCCGCACAACCTGAACCTGAGCTTCAACTACGTCGAAGGCGAGTCGCTGATCATGGCCCTCAAGGACCTGGCAGTGTCTTCGGGTTCGGCCTGTACATCGGCATCGCTTGAGCCGTCCTACGTTCTTCGTGCCCTGGGCCGCAACGACGAGCTGGCTCACAGCTCCATCCGCTTCACCTTCGGTCGTTTTACCACCGAAGAAGAAATCGACTACGCCGCGCAGAAGGTGTGCGAGGCCGTAACCAAGCTGCGCGAACTGTCGCCGCTGTGGGATATGTACAAAGACGGCGTCGACATCTCCAAGATTGAGTGGGCTGCGCACTAA
- the hscA gene encoding Fe-S protein assembly chaperone HscA produces MALLQIAEPGQSPQPHQRRLAVGIDLGTTNSLVAALRSGRSEPLPDAQGQVILPSAVRYHADHIDVGQVARDAAARDPLNTVLSVKRLMGRGLADVKQLGEQLPYRFVGGESHMPFIDTIQGPKSPVEVSADILKALRQRAEETLGGELVGAVITVPAYFDDAQRQATKDAARLAGLNVLRLLNEPTAAAVAYGLDQNAEGVVAIYDLGGGTFDISILRLTGGVFEVLATGGDTALGGDDFDYAIANWIVEQAGLSSNLDPGAQRELLQTACASKEALTTADSVSVAYGNWQAELTRSAFDTLIEPMIARSLKACRRAVRDSGVELEDVGAVVMVGGSTRVPRVREAVGTLFGRTPLTEIDPDQVVAIGAAIQADTLAGNRRDGGELLLLDVIPLSLGLETMGGLMEKVIPRNTTIPVARAQEFTTYKDGQSAMMIHVLQGERELISDCRSLARFELRGIPAMVAGAAKIRVTFQVDADGLLSVSARELGSGVESSIQVKPSYGLTDGEIARMLKDSFEHAGFDKVARQLREHQVDAERLLEAVQGALDADGDRLLDAEERLAIEQQMQDLRDLINGTDGAAIEQQTKRLSQVTDAFAARRLDSTVKAALAGRNLNEIEE; encoded by the coding sequence ATGGCCCTACTGCAGATCGCCGAACCCGGTCAGAGCCCTCAACCGCACCAGCGTCGCCTGGCGGTGGGTATTGACCTTGGTACCACCAACTCCCTGGTTGCCGCCCTGCGCAGCGGCCGTAGCGAGCCCTTGCCCGACGCCCAAGGCCAGGTCATCCTGCCTTCGGCGGTGCGTTACCACGCCGACCACATCGATGTCGGCCAGGTGGCGCGCGACGCTGCTGCTCGCGACCCGCTTAACACTGTATTGTCGGTCAAACGCCTGATGGGCCGTGGCCTGGCGGACGTGAAGCAACTGGGTGAGCAGCTTCCGTATCGGTTTGTCGGTGGTGAGTCGCACATGCCGTTCATCGACACCATTCAGGGCCCGAAAAGCCCGGTGGAAGTCTCAGCGGATATCCTCAAGGCGCTGCGTCAGCGGGCCGAAGAGACCCTCGGTGGAGAGTTGGTGGGGGCGGTCATCACTGTACCTGCCTATTTCGACGACGCTCAGCGTCAAGCCACCAAGGATGCTGCGCGTCTGGCTGGGCTGAACGTGTTGCGCCTGCTCAATGAGCCTACCGCGGCAGCCGTGGCGTACGGTCTGGACCAGAACGCCGAAGGCGTGGTGGCCATCTACGACCTGGGTGGTGGCACCTTCGATATTTCGATCCTGCGCCTGACGGGCGGCGTGTTCGAGGTATTGGCTACGGGTGGTGATACTGCCCTGGGTGGTGACGACTTCGACTACGCAATTGCCAATTGGATTGTCGAGCAGGCCGGCCTGTCTTCGAATCTCGATCCAGGCGCCCAGCGCGAATTGTTGCAAACCGCTTGTGCATCCAAGGAAGCCCTGACCACTGCCGATTCAGTGTCTGTGGCCTATGGCAACTGGCAGGCCGAGTTGACCCGCAGTGCCTTCGATACCCTGATCGAGCCAATGATCGCCCGTAGCCTCAAGGCCTGCCGTCGCGCCGTGCGCGACAGCGGTGTCGAGCTCGAAGACGTGGGCGCCGTTGTCATGGTAGGGGGATCGACCCGCGTTCCACGTGTGCGCGAGGCTGTAGGTACGCTATTTGGTCGTACTCCGCTGACCGAGATCGACCCGGATCAGGTTGTGGCCATCGGTGCTGCAATCCAGGCTGACACCTTGGCTGGCAACCGTCGCGATGGCGGCGAGCTGCTTTTGCTTGACGTAATTCCGCTGTCCCTGGGGCTGGAAACCATGGGCGGACTGATGGAGAAGGTGATTCCGCGCAACACCACCATTCCAGTTGCCCGTGCCCAGGAGTTCACCACCTACAAGGATGGCCAGTCGGCCATGATGATTCACGTGCTGCAAGGCGAGCGTGAACTGATCAGCGACTGCCGTTCCCTGGCGCGCTTCGAATTGCGTGGTATTCCGGCCATGGTGGCGGGTGCTGCAAAAATTCGCGTGACGTTCCAGGTCGACGCCGATGGCCTGCTCAGCGTTTCCGCGCGTGAACTGGGTTCGGGTGTGGAGTCGAGCATTCAGGTCAAGCCGTCCTATGGCCTGACCGACGGCGAAATCGCCCGGATGCTCAAGGATTCCTTCGAGCATGCCGGTTTCGACAAAGTTGCCCGCCAGCTGCGCGAGCACCAGGTTGATGCCGAGCGCCTGCTCGAAGCGGTCCAGGGAGCCCTGGATGCTGATGGCGACCGCCTGCTTGACGCCGAAGAGCGTCTGGCTATCGAACAACAGATGCAAGACTTGCGTGATTTGATCAACGGCACCGATGGCGCCGCCATCGAGCAGCAGACCAAACGTCTGTCGCAGGTGACCGATGCCTTTGCCGCCCGTCGCCTTGATTCGACGGTAAAAGCCGCGTTGGCCGGGCGCAACCTGAATGAGATCGAGGAATAA
- the cysE gene encoding serine O-acetyltransferase, producing the protein MFERLREDIQSVFHRDPAARNAFEVLTCYPGMHAIWLHRAAHALWKRDWKWLARLVSNFGRWMTGIEIHPGAKVGRRFFIDHGMGIVIGETAEIGDDVTLYQGVTLGGTSWNKGKRHPTLEDGVVVGAGAKVLGPFTVGAGAKIGSNAVVTKAVPAGATAVGIPGRIIVKTDAEVEAKRKAMAEKIGFDAYGVSEDMPDPVARAIGQLLDHLQAVDGKLEDMCGALKNLGSDYCAKDLPVLREEDFAQIKDEARSDASAH; encoded by the coding sequence ATGTTCGAGCGTCTGCGTGAGGATATCCAGAGCGTCTTCCACCGCGATCCGGCGGCGCGCAATGCCTTTGAAGTGCTGACCTGCTACCCGGGTATGCATGCGATCTGGCTGCATCGGGCGGCGCATGCGCTATGGAAGCGTGACTGGAAGTGGCTGGCACGGCTGGTGTCGAATTTCGGCCGCTGGATGACTGGTATCGAGATTCACCCGGGTGCCAAGGTCGGTCGGCGCTTCTTCATAGATCACGGTATGGGCATCGTGATCGGTGAAACGGCCGAGATCGGTGACGACGTCACTCTGTACCAGGGCGTGACCCTTGGCGGCACCAGTTGGAACAAAGGTAAGCGCCACCCGACGTTGGAAGATGGTGTTGTAGTGGGGGCAGGCGCCAAGGTGCTGGGTCCGTTTACCGTGGGCGCTGGGGCCAAGATCGGTTCCAACGCCGTGGTTACCAAGGCGGTACCGGCAGGTGCTACAGCCGTCGGTATTCCGGGACGAATCATCGTCAAGACCGACGCTGAGGTCGAAGCCAAGCGCAAGGCAATGGCCGAAAAGATCGGTTTCGATGCCTACGGCGTCAGCGAAGACATGCCCGACCCGGTCGCGCGCGCCATTGGTCAGCTTCTCGATCATCTGCAGGCAGTGGACGGCAAGCTGGAAGACATGTGCGGCGCGTTGAAAAATCTTGGCAGTGACTACTGCGCCAAGGACTTGCCGGTATTGCGCGAAGAAGATTTTGCCCAGATCAAGGACGAAGCCCGCAGCGACGCGTCGGCTCATTGA
- the fdx gene encoding ISC system 2Fe-2S type ferredoxin: MPQVIFLPHEKFCPEGMVVEAETGKSILEVAHDNHIEIESACGGVCACTTCHCVIREGFNSLNEADELEEDYLDRAWGLEPTSRLTCQAKVGTEDVTVEIPKYSLNHAAEAPH; this comes from the coding sequence ATGCCGCAGGTGATTTTTCTGCCCCATGAGAAGTTCTGCCCGGAGGGCATGGTCGTAGAGGCCGAGACGGGCAAGTCCATTCTTGAAGTGGCACATGACAACCACATCGAGATCGAAAGCGCCTGCGGCGGCGTCTGCGCCTGCACCACCTGTCACTGCGTCATTCGCGAAGGTTTCAATTCGCTCAATGAGGCCGACGAGCTGGAAGAGGACTATCTGGACCGCGCCTGGGGCCTGGAGCCAACGTCGCGCCTGACGTGTCAGGCCAAGGTCGGCACCGAAGACGTGACCGTCGAGATTCCCAAGTACTCCCTCAACCACGCTGCTGAAGCGCCGCATTGA
- the hscB gene encoding co-chaperone HscB, protein MGTPCHFALFDLQPGFRLDLDKLAVRYRELAREVHPDRFADASEREQRVALERSAALNEAYQTLKSAPRRARYLLAISGAEVPQEVTVHDPEFLFQQMQLREELEDLQDSADLDGVAAFKRRLKVAQEALNEDFAACWNDPAQREQAERLMRRMQFLEKLAYEVRQLEERLDD, encoded by the coding sequence GTGGGTACTCCTTGTCATTTCGCCCTGTTTGACCTGCAACCTGGCTTCCGCCTGGACCTCGACAAGTTGGCCGTTCGTTATCGCGAACTGGCCCGCGAGGTTCATCCGGATCGCTTCGCCGATGCCTCCGAACGTGAACAGCGTGTTGCGCTGGAGCGTTCGGCTGCGCTGAACGAGGCTTACCAGACGCTAAAGAGCGCGCCCCGGCGTGCCCGCTACCTGTTGGCTATCAGCGGCGCCGAAGTGCCGCAGGAAGTCACTGTCCACGATCCCGAGTTTCTGTTTCAGCAAATGCAATTGCGTGAAGAACTCGAAGATCTTCAGGATAGTGCCGACCTTGATGGCGTCGCTGCTTTCAAGCGCCGCTTGAAAGTCGCCCAGGAAGCGCTCAACGAGGACTTCGCTGCCTGCTGGAATGATCCTGCGCAGCGCGAACAGGCCGAGCGCCTGATGCGCCGCATGCAGTTTCTGGAAAAGCTCGCCTATGAAGTGCGCCAGCTGGAAGAGCGCCTCGACGATTAA